A genome region from Trichosurus vulpecula isolate mTriVul1 chromosome 5, mTriVul1.pri, whole genome shotgun sequence includes the following:
- the AKAP3 gene encoding A-kinase anchor protein 3 encodes MSDKVDWLQSQSGVCKVDVYTPGDGQHQDWKMEASTHPMRVLSWLRRDLEKCTSGFHDMKQPPGGDMTNRDEHSGENRSGFTVDYFSSGGRTTPGKMHLEMSHTENSSRSSSAWNGSNESSVDEVSFYANRLTNLVIAMARKEINEKIDGSENKCIHQSVYMGEEPPSPNRTLSKVASELVNETVNLCSKENSPDKAPGSGDRATLSSRSPPNLKYKSTMKFKETKGNKIDDKPKKSFFYKEVFESRNAGDGGRKVYAGSNRTDDFTASVSQGIMTYANSVVSDMMVSIMKTLKIQVKDTTIATILLKKVLMRHAKEVVSDLIDSFMKNLHNVTGTLMTDTDFVSAVKRSLFSHGSQKATDIMDAMLGKLHSVMVQKPEPVKRTSKDKSESVSLVSLKGMGDPRHRNLNYSSMKAEAKLREKTDVPPKPEKEKTCAETLGEHIIKEGLTLWHKNHQKESKSPGLQRATFAASSRSIGKPSTKVSPPPEIHLQTVSPGPLNTNALSCQEKPENFLYSSDSWAKDLIVSALLLIQYHLAQGGSMDAQSFLEAAGTTTKMTAPKSQQNSEQSSLGSSRVGVSHEEAEKKDLMSVFFNFIRNLLGETIFKYDDSCETKPPSPHNKEEDSGFPDLSLPNCPQKHGGGGGGGGGGGGGGGGGGGGGGGGSGGGAIAGLTKMVANQLDGNMNGQMVEQLMDSVMKLCLIIAKSCDTPLGELGDEKSGDASRPTSAFPDSFFECLPVKGTGTAEALLQNAYQAIHNELRGMSGHSSERSNSAKVIVSNHNITDTVQNKQLQAVLQWVAASELNVPILYFAGDDEGIQEKLLQLSAAAVDKGRSVGEVLQSVLRYEKERQLDEAVGNVTRLQLLDWLMANL; translated from the exons ATGTCTGACAAGGTTGACTGGTTACAAAGCCAAAGCGGAGTATGCAAAGTAGATGTTTATACTCCTGGAGATGGCCAGCACCAAGACTGGAAAATG GAGGCCTCAACTCATCCTATGAGAGTCCTGAGCTGGCTCCGAAGAGACCTGGAAAAGTGTACATCAGGGTTCCACGATATGAAGCAACCACCTGGTGGAGATATGACAAACAGAGATGAGCACTCAGGAGAAAATCGCAGTGGGTTCACCGTAGACTATTTCAGTTCTGGAGGCAGAACCACTCCAGGAAAAATGCATCTTGAAATGTCTCATACTGAAAACTCTTCCAGGAGCTCCAGTGCCTGGAATGGCAGTAATGAGAGTTCGGTAGATGAAGTCTCCTTCTATGCCAACCGGCTCACCAATCTAGTTATTGCCATGGCGCGCAAGGAGATCAACGAGAAAATCGATGGCTCTGAAAATAAATGCATCCACCAATCAGTCTATATGGGTGAGGAACCACCTTCACCCAACAGAACCTTGAGTAAGGTAGCATCAGAACTGGTGAATGAAACTGTCAATTTGTGTTCCAAAGAAAATTCCCCAGACAAGGCTCCTGGCTCTGGAGACAGAGCCACACTCTCCTCACGGAGTCCCCCAAATCTGAAATATAAGAGCACAAtgaaatttaaagaaacaaaaggaaacaagatTGATGACAAGCCTAAAAAGTCGTTCTTCTACAAGGAAGTGTTCGAATCCCGTAATGCAGGTGATGGTGGGAGGAAGGTATATGCAGGGTCAAACAGAACAGATGACTTTACAGCCAGCGTGAGTCAAGGAATCATGACCTATGCCAACAGTGTGGTGTCTGACATGATGGTCTCCATCATGAAGACACTAAAGATCCAGGTGAAGGATACAACCATTGCAACTATCTTGCTCAAGAAGGTGCTGATGAGGCATGCTAAAGAGGTCGTCTCAGACCTGATCGACTCCTTTATGAAGAACTTGCATAATGTCACAGGCACCCTCATGACAGATACCGACTTTGTCTCAGCCGTGAAGAGAAGTCTCTTCTCTCACGGAAGTCAGAAGGCCACGGACATCATGGATGCTATGTTGGGCAAGCTACACAGTGTGATGGTACAGAAACCTGAGCCAGTCAAAAGAACATCTAAGGACAAGTCTGAGAGTGTCTCTCTGGTTTCTCTGAAAGGAATGGGTGACCCCAGACATAGAAATCTAAACTATTCGTCAATGAAAGCTGAAGCCAAATTAAGGGAAAAAACCGATGTCCCACCcaagccagaaaaagaaaagacctgtGCTGAAACTCTGGGTGAACATATTATCAAGGAAGGGCTGACCTTGTGGCATAAAAATCATCAGAAAGAATCAAAATCTCCAGGCCTCCAGCGCGCAACCTTTGCAGCCTCTAGCAGATCTATTGGCAAACCAAGCACCAAGGTGTCACCACCACCAGAGATCCATCTTCAAACAGTCTCCCCAGGCCCACTTAACACCAATGCCCTCAGCTGCCAAGAGAAACCAGAAAACTTCCTGTATAGTTCAGACAGTTGGGCTAAAGACCTGATTGTATCTGCCCTGCTCCTGATTCAGTATCATCTTGCACAGGGAGGAAGTATGGATGCCCAGAGCTTCCTGGAAGCTGCTGGGACAACGACAAAGATGACTGCACCCAAGTCCCAACAGAACTCTGAGCAGTCCAGCCTTGGATCTTCTCGGGTAGGAGTTAGTCACGAAGAGGCTGAAAAGAAGGATCTGATGAGtgtcttttttaatttcatcCGTAATTTACTTGGTGAGACTATTTTCAAGTATGATGATAGCTGTGAAACAAAACCACCCAGCCCCCACAATAAGGAGGAAGACAGTGGCTTCCCTGATTTATCCCTGCCAAACTGTCCTCAAaaacatggtggtggtggtggtggtggtggtggtggtggtggtggcggtggcggtggcggcggcggcggtggtggtggcagtggcggtGGCGCCATTGCTGGGCTGACAAAGATGGTGGCTAACCAGCTGGACGGTAACATGAATGGGCAGATGGTAGAACAGTTGATGGACTCAGTGATGAAATTGTGTCTTATCATTGCCAAGTCCTGTGACACTCCCTTGGGAGAGCTGGGAGATGAAAAATCTGGAGATGCCAGCAGGCCAACTTCAGCCTTTCCAGATAGCTTCTTTGAGTGTTTACCAGTCAAGGGCACTGGTACAGCTGAGGCCCTCTTACAGAATGCCTATCAAGCTATCCATAATGAATTAAGAGGTATGTCAGGCCACTCCTCTGAGAGGTCCAACAGCGCCAAGGTGATCGTCAGCAATCACAACATCACTGACACCGTGCAGAACAAGCAACTCCAGGCAGTTCTCCAATGGGTAGCGGCCTCTGAGCTCAATGTACCAATTCTGTACTTTGCTGGTGATGACGAGGGGATCCAGGAGAAG CTCCTCCAACTTTCTGCCGCTGCCGTGGACAAAGGTCGAAGTGTCGGGGAGGTCCTACAATCAGTACTCCGTTATGAGAAAGAGCGGCAGCTGGATGAGGCAGTGGGGAATGTAACTCGGCTGCAGCTACTGGACTGGCTGATGGCGAACCTGTGA